The Tripterygium wilfordii isolate XIE 37 chromosome 18, ASM1340144v1, whole genome shotgun sequence nucleotide sequence TGGGGACCATTCAAAGTCTGTATCTTGGGATATCACAGTGACATTAAAATCCTTGCAATTTaatgttaatatatattaataactaGTAAATCGCAGATGGAGCTAGCTAGCACAAATACAGTGAGAAGAACATTGATACATGCCACACAGACGCACACAGCAGAAATAATGATAAGTaaagtatatacatacatacatacatatatatatatatgatgaagtTGAACATACCAGTTTACTTGAGAAACGAGGGTGTTTTATCAAAGTATGTTTGAGGCCGTCTATGAAAACAGCGGGATCGATGCTAgttttgcaccccatttttgcGATGATGTGGCAGTTGAAGCTGGGATCATGAAACACACGCGCCGCCGGACTCAGAGGCTCTTCAGAGGTTGTTGTGGTGCCGCCACCACGAGGACCAACTTCAACTCTCATTTGTCTAATCGTCTGAACTGTATATGATAGCTCTTCCCTGGCCAAATTCAAGGATTCATTTGCTTCTTTCTCTCTGGTCTACTCCCTCACCACcactaccaccaccacctctAAGGCTCTAACTTCAACACCGGGGCTTGTCGCCTCTCTCTCTGACCACCCCACCTTCAACTCCAACAGCTTTATTTTATGTAGCTTCCGAGTCAAATAAATGATATTGCAAAGTCAAAGAAGATGAGCCGTAGATATGGACTCAGTGAAGCTTTTGATGGTTCTCTCTCGATGTGAGTATATGACCATCCTAATATCCTACTATATTAAATTATAGTCCtggaatataaaaatatattgatgAGATGAGTGCTGAATCACAGTCAcgtaatataaaatatttttgaacgATGGACATTAGAGTTCGACCCAGGAGTAAGATTACGAAACTGCCCATGGACTGACTTGTAGAAAAACCTCACAAAATTGACAAACTACCTTCTCCTCTCTTCAAATTAGTTTCAGGGTGCATTACAAAACATGTGTccatactttcttttttttttatttttatttttatctggACATGTGTCCATACTTACCTTTTCCCATCCCATCCCCTCCCCATGTGTGCAACTGGATCCTTCTCAGGCCCAACGCTGTCCTATTCTATTCTCGCCTCTACCTTCAACCCCATTAAATTACATGCCCATGACTCTTCGCTGTTTACACCTCTGCCTTTTCGACTCACATATCCCATTCCATGATGCATTGCATATGGGTATACTTAGGGGTGGCAAAAGAAATCGGTTCTGGGTTGAACAACATCCacgtgtttacaaaatatttacatatctgaACCCTAACCCTAATTAAATTTCATACATACATTTGGTCACATTAGGGgtttgcaattaggtcattTTTCTGGATTAATAGAAGCCGAAACTCGATATAGCCACCCATTTAAAAACCATTCcagagaacaaaaaatattggcACATGCAAGAAGTAGAACACACAACAGACTGTCCAGCTCCGAGAACACACAATCATGGACAAAAGGCTTAAACATCAGCTGCTCAACTACAAAGGTTCGGTATGCACACTCCCCCATCTGAATTCTGCTGCTCCTTCCATATTCTCCCAGTAACTCTCAATTTCAGTTCTTTCCTATCCCCACCGGAGAAGAAAAGGGCCATGTTGCGCTGGATGATAAGACCGTCGTGGCTATCTCTTACCTTCCGGTGGCTATCCCGGACGCTTCTTGGCGTACCTTCCCATATCTGCTTCCTGCCATTTGCCCCAACCTCTAAGCTGTAGCTATAATTCCGAGCCTCAGCCTCATCACCCATGAAACGGAGGAATGCCATGTAAACTGGTGCTGTTCCAAGCTGGAAGGCTTCAAAGTGAAGGCAGAAGTATTGCCCAAAACAATGGAAGACCTGATCAAATGagaagatatatatacacagcaATTTTGAGAAATTATATTAAAATGAATATTCAGTCAACTAGAGAAATTCATACAGTAATGGCATGAAAAACATGGAAATCAACCATTTAACATATTTTTAGGGTATTTTGTACCCCAGACCagatgagaaaaatgaaaatgtttaAATGGTGAGGAGCTCCAGTCACATCTGTGAATAAGCTACTTATCATATAAAGTAACAACCACAGACATGCAAGTATCCATCTATTTTTCATGGAGATTTTCCATCGCCAAAGCCAATCATGAGATGAtaataacatttatttattttcaagaCTTGCACACAATGAAAATCATTCAGACATCCAACAACGCCACTTAGATTGATCGTTGCTGCAAACTCAAccggaaaaaaaagagttaaagcAACATTACACTAACCGTTAGCATCCAAGTTGCATTCTCTACTTCCCGGGGGTTGGACTTAACATAACGATGGTTGAATGTACATCCTGTGTGCATGTCAACCTTGTGGTCATCCCTCAAATGAGTAACTAGGAAAGGAATATCTCCAGTAACAGAACACTCTGATCCAGCATATGGACAATTATATGGCCTAAAGTTGCATATTGTCTCGTGCTTAAGTTTGCTGTAATAGGGAAATATCTCTTGGCATCCCAAGCTATAAAACTTACAAGGCAAATCAAGTGACTCAGCCACCTTCTCCAGTGCTAAACACCTAATATCTCCAAGCTCCTGTCTACAAGTGGGGCATCGGTTTTGTACCCTTGTTTTACAGGTGGAACATAGTGTGTGACCATTGTGGCACTGCAGGGGGGAAAGAACAACATCATTAGCAACTAGCAAATTCCTGATGATTCttctacacatttataattaacATACAAATACACCCACGCATGCACACAGCTGCACCCACACATGCATGTGTCCACACATATAATGATGATTCTGTACATAACATGAAATCCATGAGAGACAGATCAAGCGAATGCAAAACTATGAACAAGCCAAAGGAAACAAAGTGCATAATTCTATTAAAGTGACAATGAGGGCAGAGTGCAACAAGACACATAAGTTTTAACCTTAACTCGTAAAACCATACATGAGATGATATGTTACTTGGACTACGGTTAATGTGGCTGTTATCGTGTCACATTGGTGTGATTAAACTAGCTTGAAAATGAAGACATGCAACATCTATGCCTCAGATACAGTTCAGCGTTTCCTACAGGTCCTCTCTCAAGTCCAGCAGAGGATCTCTTGAGAACATGGAACCTCTCTAAGCAAGGGCCAGATTGTTCCCCACCTTACATAGTAACCCCAAAACAACACCAATCATCTGCAAAACACCAGCATCAATTAAATGCCAGAAAGGGAATTAGATGTTTTGGCTAAACCCTAAGCCCTATTCACGACATTATTCATGAAGGCAAATGAATGATACAAAACTTGATTGATCTCAAATCTGGTCGAACAGCTACATACAAATTTCTAGATAGCTCTATGCCAGGCAATAACATATTCAACAAATCAAGCCCCACTCAATGTTAGACCTTTAGGATCATCAATCTGAATAACAAATTCTGCAACAGGTCCGCTACACCAGTTACTTCATAACTGCTCTCTCCATTGTAATTCATAATATGCATACATGAGAAGGCAAAGGATGGATTGAACTTCAATAGTCTTGGCAGAATCGTACATGCATCCAAGCACCACAACTTAAGAAGAACATAAGTCCATCAAGCTGGAATGACCATATCTACTTGTACATTTCACGACTCACAACTTCTAAAACCCACCTACCCCCATATCTCCAGGCACCAAAAGGATAGGAAAATAAGGAGGAGGGGGGGAAGGGTCTTTCCCTTACCATCATCATCTAAGCCTTAATCCAAAACCATTCCCTAAGCCAGCGAACACAAATCCCATCAAGCAGCAGTCTTAAATCAATCCCTCAAAAAGTCCCAATTTTGATGTTTTCCTCCGGGTACGCCTTAAACAAATTTAATTCGCAATCAAATAGCACACCATACATTACCTTTAACAAAATAAAACGCCATTCATATACCCATGAAATCAACAATATAATTAACCACATTCGAGTAAAACCCAGTTACAAAAACGGAAATCCAATTTGCATAATTCCTACGTTTATGAGACATCAAAGCATGACGAACAGACCTGATGAATAGGAGGGTACATGGAATTGGTGCAGACAGGGCATTCCAGCAACTCGTGGACGCTGGTGGCAGGAGCGATCGCCGTCGGACCCAAAATATTGCCATTATTTCCGCCGTTGGCATTGTGAAGCTTTGATGAAGAGAATTGATGAAGATTGTGGAGATGAGGATGTGATGGATGGTGTAGACTGTGGTGATGGATCCCATCCTCATCGAACCCATCTGAGGATGACAAACACTCCACTGTGTCCAACTCCATCACGAAGTAAACCAACCAAAAAGTTCAGAACTTTATATCAAAATCGCActcaaaatcaataaataataatttatggGTTTCCTTCGGCTTTTCTTCCCTTCTTCTCTCgcccctccctctctcttctttctttattttctcgtGGGTTTCTCTGGAAAATTCAGCAGAGAAAGGAGAGGGAAACAGATTCCAAAGAACCGATCTCTTTCTACCTTCAAAAAGaggttcttttcttctttctccctctctctgcAGTCTGCACTCTATCTCCCTTACATTGCTCGCGGGACAGAAATAATAGAAACCGTTGATGCTCAGGCTAGGAGTTAGATTCGGGAAAAAATCCAACGGTTACCAGATTTCAACGTTTGTTTCGTGTAGATTAGGACAGGTTGCTTAACAGGATTTTAAATATGTATTCCAAAAATTGGCAAACTGCTTCACTCGTGTAGAATTGATCTGTGTAAACGTTCTTATCCCTGTCCAAATGTTCTGTTATCAGTTAAAAGTAGGGGAAAAAATAAGTCTCTATTTCATTGTTTCCCAACTAAATTGTTCTGATTTTATAATTGCATTTCTAAATAGAAGACTAGATTTCCTAATTTGATATCACATGATGCTCCATAATAATTCTCAAGACCATATCTCACATTctatttatataatttaattgAATACTATATAAATAAAGTTTTAACACATCTCacacaaataacattttttaaGCATAAGAACCAATAGTGACGACTTATGAACAACAAATTCGTGTGCCCGTGGcacaaaatgacaaaatatCTTAATGTATATGAGAGCTTGGATTTCAGACACTCCACAAACTAATTATAGCATTTGAAATAGTGCAATGCTGAGAGCATCATATAAAAACATAACTGGAATGCACTTtgacatcatcaagcaataaatggaatgtaataataatcataaaaatATAACATCTGATGTGCAGCCAGGATTGGGTGCCACTTGGCTTTTCTGGACTTCATGATTATGGCCTATTAAAGAACTTTTACCTGAACATTGAGTGAAGTACAGATAAAGCAACCACAAAGAGTTCTCGTTACATGATGCATTGGACACTgtaagaaaatatcaaaaagaATCCTCATGCCACATCCAAGAACCTTTGCTTCCCCTCTTGCAGACTTGATAAAAATTCTCATCTCAGAGGGTAGGCTACTGCCTATTGGTACATCCAGTATACTTGGTGGTATTTGCTTATTGCTTTTCTTGATTATATCAGGACCCCCCAAAAATAAACTGGCAATTTAATTACAACATTGCTTCTGCATCATCAAAAACAAAGTTCACAACTATAGCCATTACCTTATCGATATCTAATGAAACTTGGTGCTCGGATACTTGCATGGTTTATCTGACAGGGATGCGCGCATACTTTAGTAGAAGAGCCAAAAAAGCAGGCAATATAGAGAAAAACAGGAATTgtttaacaaaaacaaatttatgcCGAAAGTTTAAGCCGTTTCTTACTCCATTGCTGACATCAGATTTGCAGCTTCACTCGTAGCAAAACTAGCAGCATACAGTGCCATCTTCTTCACCTATAACAAGAAATTTTTGTTTAGTATGGAAAACATTTCAGGTATAAACATCCGTGGCAGCACAACTGACTACTGGGTTACAGGATATAACGCAATCAAGCTATTTCAAAGGGTTAGAAGTTGGAACATGCACAAAGGCATGCACAGAGCTATTCTCTTAAACCCTGTAATTTTACGTTAGATAATATGTACCTCTAGCTTATCTTGCTTGGCTCCATGGCCTTTGGGAAGCAGACGGAAATCTTCTGTCAATCGAATGCACTCTTGAACATTTTCAGGGGACACAAAGTCAAGGGCCACTTTAATGCATGACTGGGAgaggaaaaaaggaagaagaagataccATTAACATTGATATGGCATTTAACTCTAGATCAAAACATTAAACAAACGTTGTTtcaataaactagcaagatcATACTTTGCTTATTTGCATGATATGATTGCAAACAACAGAGTATAACTCTGACAATATAAGAATCCAATTTATCTTAAACAGTATTGATTTCATTAGTACTGCCTAACGGACTTAATTTCCCACGATTGGAAGGCTGCCTCACTATCAATCAAATTGAAGCTCTGTTGTCATGCAATGATTTCATGTGTCGATGACAAGCCACATCCCTTATTAGAAGGAAATATAGATTCAACTGGCAAGCAACATAAAAAAGCGAACTAGATCAAATAAGACTTGCACCTGTCTATTTCTAACTTGATGTGGGCATCCTGCCGGAATGAAAACCGCCTCTCCAAGATGTTGCTCAAACGTCCAAGGTTCAATATCTAGAAAAATAGCTTCCAATAAGCAATGCAGGCATATCTATGTATGTATTTGCAGATTGATAGTTGAGACAACGTCTTACTGAATTCCTCCTTTAGCTGCCTTTTATGTCTCTCATTCAGATAAAGTGTCTGGTCATGGATAGGATGAATAACCTGGAGCAAATAAACTATATCAATCTAAAGAGTCTAACCAACAAGGATATCACCAGCATTGGTAGGCTGTACGATACACACAGTGCTCACAGGAAGATTACTGATGTCACGAAATTCCGTCTGATGTTTCTCTAAGTACTCAATCAATTTCGGCACATCTTGCCTACGAAAGATGTCCCAAACAGCACCGCCACATACAACGTCATTATTTGTTCTCACACAATCTTCTTCCAAAAAGGAGCTCGAATCATCAGCACGAGAGTTGAAAATCTGTATGCTTGTAGCTAAGTCTCCTAACTCGTTGGAGGTAGTTTGTTGTTCATCGAGCTTCCCTTCCTTTGCATATAACCATTCCAATGAGGAGTCACTCTCAATAGTAACCCCATTATGAGAGAATCCAGGGCTATTTGTTTCATctttacaaaatattttctgGGGATTCATTTTAAAAGTACCTGATAGCTCATGCTTTTTTCCATAAAGCTTACACAAATCTTCAGCTTCAAATtccttttttaaattttcttcaaCTTTCCTCTGCCATTGAGCCACCTTCACTTTGGTTGTGTGAGTCAGCACATTAACCTGGATGAAAATTAGAACGATAGACATGAGTAGCTTATAATTACCTAGACAATATGGGAGGTGGCATCACAGGAAAACAAGTAAAGAAATGGATTCAAGAATAAATTGATGATAAGTTCATGGAATATGAACTTTGAACCACTAAGTCGAAACAAAAATTCACTGTGCATACTCTATCAATTcaccttttttcttcctttttccacACCATTTCAGTGTCTTCGATTGAAGCAGGAGAGGACCAGATGTTACTAACATATATCTATCGTTTACAgatacacacaaacaaaaacacGAGTGAATGTATCTTGGAAGCAGTAAATCACATTTACTAACATTTGAGCTTCTATTGGATTCGAAGCAATTTTAAAAGTTCTTCCCTTCTCAATGGTTGGGTTTGAGTCGCATGGCAATGAAATTTTTGAACACAAAAGGAAAATACAAATTGGTTTTTAATGGCAGCAAATTGAATTATACTTTGGATACATGAGCATATAAATCAAAGCCAGGAGAACCTCACAGAAATTTGATGACAAACACGGGCAATTAATGCCTGCTAGATTTTCTAACGAGGTTTCATATTTGGGATTTAAGGTAGGGAAGCCAAATAACAAGGTCAAGTACAGAAAGACTAAAAAAACACAAGGATGGAATCAACTCAAAAATCAAGAACCATTTCAGCCAAATATTGCATACCGCATCAGAAATGTCACAGTGCAATTTGGTCACTGAATCACCTCTACCAAGTTCTTCCACAGATCCATAGGCAATGTATGTTTTTGGTCCCAAGTCCGGCTTCAAAACAGCTGGAAGCTTTGTAGCAATGTTTAGAAGACCAGATTTTGGATGAGTATAATCCTTGTAGGGAAGCATGGCAGTAAACTCAGCACCATGCCTTGGCAAACACTCTTCAAACGAATTTTTTGGAGGCCAATCTTTCAACTTCAACATCTCCGGCCACCCATTTTTATACCAACGACCCTTTAAATAACCCTTGAAGAACTggaaaatattaatttcaacctgtAGCAGCAAGAGGGAATGCAGACTTTGTTCACAAACTACAAGTGCAACAAATTACTTTCAGCAGAAAAAAATTAGCTAATTGTGCACCATATGCTAATAGCATTGGATGATAGAAACACAAGCATGCACTCATGCTCAATATAATGTAAGATGTCCTGGGTTGGAAAATTTCTCCATGTACTGACTTTGTCTAGTTTTCTTTGACTCATTCAGAGAGATTTCAGAAAGGGAAGGATTTTGCTTGATTAAAAAGAATGTCTTTTGACAACAGGCATCACATCATCGGGGAGAAAAATTGTAAAATAGCAATTACAAGAGAGTTAATGCAACTTCAAAATGTATGAAGAAAAATATACCTCACACCAATCCAAGCAATCAATAGCTTTAACCTTGTGTGCCTCCTCCTTTAATATCTTTGTGGCACCTATAAAAGCCCTCCACATCACCATTGGATCCCAACTAAGTCCCGAACTTTTCTCGAGTACATTTCTAACAATAACTGGTTCACCTTTCCTCCAATGCATTTGAAAATGGTCAATTGCACTGTCATCCACCTGAATTGAATCTGGGCAGTACAGGAAGTTATCATGACTTTTCTCTCTCCAGGCCGCCTGCCTTACTTCAACATGTTTTTCTTCATTGTCCAAATTACTGGTAGGACGGCACAACGAGCATTCGTGAGAAATATCTATGCTTGGTGACTTATACGTACTAGTCAATCTCTCTGCACTCTTAACTAGCTTGTCAACCCAATTCGCTTCAAAGATGCGCTTAAGCACCAGTATCTGACTACCACAACCTCGATGAACAATTGGAGGACAAGGAATCCTACCATCAGCCTCTGTGCACGCAGGAAGGTCGCAAATATCAGCTTTTGTCTCATTTCCACGAAGGGCCACTTGGCTCTCCAAACCATTCCAATGCTCAGGAATTTTGTCATTCAAAGCTGTATCTTTCCTATATCCTCTTTCAGCATATTGTAGATTAGATGATCCTTCCTCTTTACTTCTAGTCTGAAATTCTCCTCTAATTTCCCGACAGCAAGTGAGGCAGAGATCATAAGAACAAGCAGGGTTTGGACAGCTTCTGTGGAAGTTGACAATGGATGTGTTGCAATTATCACTGTTGCACAAGGACAAGTTCCAGGTTAAATGGTCTACCATCAGAAATATTGAAATCACAATACCATTTTCTTTTTCGAGAAACAGCGAGTTGTGACATAGCACTGCAGGGTGCAAAACTAGCAGTATAATAAACCAACATACCCCCAACATCCTATCTTCCATCAAAAATGGAAGCAAAAGATGATTATTGAAGTTTTTCAACATACAGAACTGCTTCAAGAATATTAGGAAATAGCCACTCACCAATGCAGGAGGAAGAACGACCAGTATAAGATGAGAAAGGACAATTAACAATTCTACATAAACATAATCGTAGTGTCCAATCTTCAAACACAAAGAACGAATTAGAAATAATGCTTCTCTAGacatttgtatttttattaatatgctTGTTCACAATGTTTAATTACTCCTGCTATAGTTTGGACCAACAGCCTTTCCAGAAAAGTTCCATACTAAGCCTTAGTGTAGATTGTACACGCAATGTACCAAAGTACCCTTCTCCTTTTAACACATAAAAACTAGATGTTTTTCAAAGGAACAAAAGGCAGAGGGACAATAAAAAGTGGCACAAGACACATAAATCCAAACCACAAGAAAAGAGgaaatattattataaaaaataaacagaCCTCATCTCATGCACTGGATCACCATTAAAATATAACTTATCAACAAGCCTCAAAACGATAATTTCAACCATGATGCATAAATTGCATATACCATCAAATCCTATACAGTGAAAGGTAATGGAGGAGCATCCACAACATGGGGACAATTGGTTTCCTTCAGGCCCATGGTTAGGCCCCAgcaatatattttattgatcTGTTTCCCAATTAAAAGCAGTGCAACTGCCAGCATGAAGCTAACCACAAATCTGTTTTTTCCTATGCCTCATTTTAACTATCAAACCTTTCCCAATAATTATAActaaaccaaataaaaaaaaatattgcataTAGATGCCAGAAGTTTAATTCATAAATTTCTAGTTCCAGCCCCGGCAATTTGGGAGAGTTAAAATCATACCAATAGACTcgatcatcatcttcaattaCAGATCTTGGCACAGTATCTTCTGTCAGTGGCTCACCTATGAAACAAGAAAGGAGCATACATATCATTACACATTTCAAAGCTGAAGGTTATGGACTAATAATTGTCTCTGAGTACTACCAAAAATATTTGCTTCCACATCCAGTTCAGAAGACTGCTCTTGTTGAATATCTCTGAGGAGAGGCAGGGTTCTATCCAGCAAATAAAGCAGCTTTTGCAATTTGGTATCTACTTCTTCTTCCTGCACGACCTTTCAAAAATACACGTCTTATTTGACATCAGAAATTCATGCATTCAAAACAATAGCAATGGCaacaaaaagaaggaagaaaaggcaCACACCAGCACAGCTAAATCCTCCTTGAGACACAACCTGCAATTGCAGTTACCACAGCAAAATGGGCACGCAATCTCTacatcttttcttgttttgtcaGGGTACCTGATTCATTGCCTAAAACACTATTATGATCATTGGATGAGAAACATTTCGCATTTGTAAAATAAATCatcataaagatgccaatcaccAGTCTTCAAGACACCTGTCCATCCAGAGAGAATATCTAGATGAAGTTTGATCATAATTGAATGTTCCCATAACATCTATTGGTACGTCCTTACCAGAattcataaaatattttatgaaaGTTGGCTCCAAAATCATGTTTAGGCTTCTGGTAATACTTTTCGTAAGCAAAAGCAATTTGCAAGATCACATTACCACTTTGAAAGGCACTTATGACAATATCGTCTTCTTTGACAGTGTGAACAAATGACAACTTTGTTCCTTTTGCTCCTTAAGCACTGGTGGCACCTCAAACccctttccttctttttccagCTGGTAGCATCCTAATATAGAAACGACATTCTTCAGATTATATGGCAACTTCAAATTGGATGACTTAATCGATAAAATGCTATTATAGCAATCAATTGATCAGCCAAGTAAATCTTTTAAGAGGAAAATGGCAAAGGAGATCACTCAGTAACTATAGGACATGTCCACAAGACAACAGAAGATAATGGAGGGATCCATCAACGATTCAAAGGTACAAAGAGCAAAGTACATTCATAAGTAACAAAGATTTTCCTTTTGTCtttgcattattatttttttccaattttttctaAATAAAAGATCAGGGGGAATTCAatacgacaaaaaaaaaaaaaacacttaaacTTATAAAGATGTGTCTCTAGTCCAAGTAGGTTCCTTGTTTCCTGATGTATAAGTTTGGTTGATTGCTCGGAATCCTGAATCTGTGCTCATGATTATTCAAAATCAAGCTTTTGCTGTTTTTAAGCGAATGCCAAAAATATCAACTAGGCTATGAAAATTAGGGAATCACAGGTTTTGAAAAAACTCACAATTGGCCTGCCCCGCTTTTCCATCGACCTTCCATCTCCTCTATTCCTGTTCTTGATTTCCCCAATCCGGCTCTGATCTTCTTCAGCAGAGAgtggcttcttcttctttgaacACTTTGGTCTGCCACGTTTTGGCACTAGAGTCATATTTCCAATACTGGTAGCAGAAATTTTCTGTTCACCAGCCATTGCTCCTACCTCTTCACTCAAAAAAGTGGTTCTACCACCGTCCAACCCTTCTATGGCAACAATCCTATCAGCAACATTATGACTGGTC carries:
- the LOC119984888 gene encoding E3 ubiquitin-protein ligase SINAT5-like, which produces MELDTVECLSSSDGFDEDGIHHHSLHHPSHPHLHNLHQFSSSKLHNANGGNNGNILGPTAIAPATSVHELLECPVCTNSMYPPIHQCHNGHTLCSTCKTRVQNRCPTCRQELGDIRCLALEKVAESLDLPCKFYSLGCQEIFPYYSKLKHETICNFRPYNCPYAGSECSVTGDIPFLVTHLRDDHKVDMHTGCTFNHRYVKSNPREVENATWMLTVFHCFGQYFCLHFEAFQLGTAPVYMAFLRFMGDEAEARNYSYSLEVGANGRKQIWEGTPRSVRDSHRKVRDSHDGLIIQRNMALFFSGGDRKELKLRVTGRIWKEQQNSDGGVCIPNLCS